A single region of the Sciurus carolinensis chromosome 14, mSciCar1.2, whole genome shotgun sequence genome encodes:
- the Chmp5 gene encoding charged multivesicular body protein 5 has protein sequence MNRFFGKAKPKAPPPSLTDCIGTVDSRAESIDKKISRLDAELVKYKDQIKKMREGPAKNMVKQKALRVLKQKRMYEQQRDNLAQQSFNMEQANYTIQSLKDTKTTVDAMKLGVKEMKKAYKQVKIDQIEDLQDQLEDMMEDANEIQEALSRSYGTPELDEDDLEAELDALGDELLADEDSSYLDEAASAPAIPEGVPTDTKNKDGVLVDEFGLPQIPAS, from the exons ATGAACCGATTCTTCGGGAAAGCGAAACCCAAGGCTCCGCCGCCAAGCCTGACCGACTGCATTGGCACG GTGGACAGCAGGGCAGAATCCATTGACAAGAAGATTTCCCGATTGGATGCTGAGCTAGTGAAGTATAaggatcaaattaaaaagatgagaGAGGGTCCTGCAAAG aaTATGGTCAAGCAGAAAGCCTTACGGGTTTTAAAGCAAAAGCGGAT GTATGAGCAGCAGCGGGACAACCTCGCCCAACAGTCCTTTAACATGGAACAAGCCAATTACACCATCCAGTCACTGAAGGACACCAAAACCACG GTTGATGCTATGAAACTGGGagtaaaggaaatgaagaaggCATACAAGCAAGTGAAAATTGACCAGATTGAG GATTTACAAGACCAGCTAGAGGATATGATGGAAGATGCAAATGAAATTCAAGAAGCACTAAGTCGCAGCTATGGCACCCCAGAATTAGATGAAGATGACCTAGAAGCAG AGTTGGATGCACTGGGTGATGAGCTTCTGGCTGACGAGGATAGTTCTTATTTGGATGAAGCAGCATCTGCACCTGCAATTCCAGAGGGTGTTCCCACTGACACAAAAAACAAG GATGGAGTCCTGGTGGATGAATTTGGATTGCCACAGATACCTGCTTCATAG
- the Bag1 gene encoding BAG family molecular chaperone regulator 1 has product MRKRSDPGLFFKFSAPPSRGGAQSIGRDREKPAGEGASAEERRSAPTAGRSTSAGLAERGGARRSRGDRERLGPRRRAPRPGGEPRQSESQAERGLPRSQRPSVRSATSGHDRSTRGAATAGARRPRVKKVRPRSTRSEKVTQVEEVPRGEEVPRGKEETRAEEAVLTEEVTQTQEMAAAELCVTITHNNEKYDLHVTPQQGSSEPVVQDLAQVVEEAIGVPLAFQKLIFKGKSLKEMETPLSALGIQNGCRVMLIGEKNSPEEEAELKKLKDLEKSVEKIADHLEDLNKELSGIQQGFLAKDLQTEALCKLDRRVKATIEQFMKILEEIDTMILPENFKDSRLKRKGLVQKVQAFLAECDTVEQNICQETERLHSTNLALVE; this is encoded by the exons ATGCGCAAGCGCAGTGATCCGGGcctttttttcaagttttcagcCCCGCCTTCCCGGGGAGGAGCTCAGAGCATTGGGAGGGACCGGGAGAAACCTGCAGGAGAAGGGGCCTCAGCGGAGGAA CGCCGCTCAGCTCCCACCGCTGGGCGGTCAACAAGCGCGGGCCTGGCGGAGCGGGGCGGCGCGCGGAGATCGCGAGGCGACCGGGAGCGGCTGGGCCCCCGGCGGCGCGCCCCTCGGCCGGGCGGGGAGCCGCGCCAGTCGGAGTCCCAGGCCGAGCGCGGCCTGCCTCGCTCACAGCGTCCATCTGTCCGGAGTGCAACCAGCGGGCATGACCGATCCACCAGGGGCGCCGCCACCGCCGGCGCTCGCAGGCCGCGGGTGAAGAAGGTCCGTCCCCGCTCAACCCGGAGCGAGAAAGTGACCCAGGTCGAGGAGGTGCCCCGGGGCGAGGAGGTGCCCCGGGGCAAGGAGGAGACCCGGGCGGAGGAGGCGGTCCTGACAGAAGAGGTGACCCAAACCCAGGAAATGGCGGCAGCCGAGCTCTGCGTGACCATCACCCACA aCAATGAGAAGTACGACCTTCATGTTACCCCACAGCAAGGCAGCAGTGAACCAGTTGTCCAAGACCTGGCCCAGGTTGTTGAAGAGGCCATAGGGGTTCCGCTGGCTTTTCAGAAACTCATATTTAAAG gAAAATCTTTGAAGGAAATGGAGACACCATTGTCAGCACTTGGAATACAAAATGGTTGCCGGGTCATGTTAATTGGAGAAAAG aacagtccagaggaagaggctgaACTGAAGAAGCTAAAAGATTTGGAGAAGTCAGTGGAGAAGATAGCTGACCACCTGGAAGATCTGAATAAAGAACTCTCTGGAATCCAGCAG GGTTTTCTGGCCAAGGATTTGCAAACTGAAGCTCTCTGCAAACTTGATAGAAGAGTAAAAGCCACAATTGAACAGTTTATGAAGATCTTAGAGGAGATTGACACAATG ATCCTaccagaaaatttcaaagacagtaGGCTAAAAAGGAAGGGTTTGGTGCAAAAAGTTCAG GCATTCCTAGCTGAGTGTGACACAGTGGAGCAGAACATCTGCCAGGAGACGGAGCGACTGCATTCTACAAACTTGGCCCTTGTTGAGTGA